Proteins encoded by one window of Massilia sp. NR 4-1:
- a CDS encoding efflux RND transporter periplasmic adaptor subunit, giving the protein MKNIKMKPAALATLAALAVAAAGSALYAPASVAADEKKAEAQKPALTVTTARPQNATLPNRLTANGNVAAWQEASIGSESNGLRLTEVRVNVGDVVKKGEVLAVFSADTVNAELAQARATVLEAEANAAEAKANAARARTLESSGALSAQQISQYLTAEQTANARIASAKAVLATQQLRLKYTQVVAPDAGVISARSATVGAVVGAGTELFRMIRQGRLEWRAEITASELRRIKVGASALVKAANGSELTGKVRMIAPTVDAQTRSALVYVDLPPNSSQDAPFKAGMFASGQFELGSSDAMTVPQQAIAVRDGFSYVFRLNGDQRVSQVKVQTGRRLGDRIEVLNGIRGDTPVVVSGAGFLNDGDLVRNVAQAATPAATASAKPVKAGN; this is encoded by the coding sequence TGAAGAACATCAAGATGAAACCCGCCGCCCTGGCCACGCTGGCCGCCCTGGCCGTCGCCGCCGCGGGCAGCGCGCTGTACGCTCCGGCCTCGGTGGCCGCCGACGAGAAGAAGGCCGAGGCGCAAAAACCCGCGCTGACAGTGACCACCGCCCGTCCGCAGAACGCGACCCTGCCCAACCGCCTGACCGCCAACGGCAACGTGGCCGCCTGGCAGGAAGCGAGCATCGGCAGCGAATCGAACGGCCTGCGCCTGACCGAGGTGCGCGTGAACGTGGGCGATGTCGTGAAAAAAGGCGAAGTGCTGGCCGTGTTCTCGGCCGATACCGTCAACGCCGAACTGGCCCAGGCGCGCGCCACCGTGCTGGAAGCCGAAGCCAATGCCGCCGAAGCGAAAGCCAATGCGGCGCGGGCGCGCACGCTGGAAAGCAGCGGCGCCCTGAGCGCCCAGCAGATCAGCCAGTACCTGACCGCCGAGCAGACCGCCAATGCGCGCATCGCTTCCGCCAAGGCGGTGCTGGCGACCCAGCAGCTGCGCCTGAAATACACGCAGGTGGTGGCGCCCGATGCCGGCGTGATCTCGGCGCGCAGCGCCACCGTGGGCGCCGTGGTGGGCGCGGGCACGGAACTGTTCCGCATGATCCGCCAGGGCCGCCTGGAATGGCGCGCCGAAATCACCGCCTCCGAACTGCGCCGCATCAAGGTCGGCGCCAGCGCGCTGGTGAAAGCGGCCAACGGCAGCGAACTGACGGGCAAAGTGCGCATGATCGCGCCAACCGTGGATGCGCAGACCCGCTCCGCCCTGGTCTACGTGGATCTGCCGCCGAACAGCAGCCAGGATGCGCCGTTCAAGGCCGGCATGTTCGCCAGCGGCCAGTTTGAGCTGGGCAGCAGCGACGCCATGACCGTGCCGCAGCAGGCCATCGCCGTGCGCGATGGCTTCAGCTATGTGTTCCGCCTGAACGGCGACCAGCGCGTGAGCCAGGTCAAGGTGCAGACCGGCCGCCGCCTGGGCGACCGCATCGAGGTGCTGAACGGGATCAGGGGCGATACGCCGGTGGTGGTGAGCGGCGCCGGCTTCCTCAACGACGGCGATCTGGTGCGCAATGTCGCGCAGGCAGCCACCCCGGCCGCCACCGCCTCGGCCAAGCCGGTCAAGGCCGGCAACTAA